Proteins found in one Methylobacter sp. S3L5C genomic segment:
- a CDS encoding F0F1 ATP synthase subunit gamma: protein MSQSHELQLHIAQMEEIRSILNAMKNLALLEIHKLGRFQIMQGQAVINIENAAMDFLDFYPLPAIDKNALSVGILVGAERGFCGDFNESLLDTLNTETYAGIIAIGSRLGNKLADNSPDLIAAIAGANVAEEVPIILNRLIDSISLLSVAKGDINKANKTTSTLQLTVIYHDNSSGQITRRQILPPFSEQQQRLPAYGNPPLLNLEPDDFFADLVDHYLFAVLHEIFYLSLMAENQRRLQHLEGAVKHLDDETVNLRRKSQIYRQEEITEEIEVILLNSEIN from the coding sequence ATGAGCCAAAGCCATGAACTGCAATTGCATATCGCTCAAATGGAGGAGATACGCAGCATTTTAAATGCAATGAAAAATCTGGCGTTGCTTGAAATTCACAAGTTGGGGCGATTTCAAATCATGCAGGGTCAAGCGGTGATTAATATTGAAAATGCAGCCATGGATTTTCTGGATTTTTACCCGTTACCCGCCATTGATAAAAATGCCCTGTCTGTTGGTATTTTGGTGGGTGCCGAGCGTGGCTTTTGTGGTGATTTTAACGAAAGCCTGCTTGATACGCTTAACACAGAAACTTATGCCGGCATTATTGCCATTGGCAGCCGACTTGGTAACAAGCTGGCAGATAATTCGCCTGACCTTATTGCTGCAATTGCCGGTGCCAATGTCGCAGAAGAAGTACCAATTATTCTTAACCGTCTGATTGATAGCATCAGTTTATTATCGGTTGCCAAAGGCGACATTAATAAAGCGAACAAGACTACCTCGACACTACAGTTGACGGTTATTTATCACGATAACAGCTCAGGTCAAATTACCCGCAGGCAGATACTGCCGCCTTTTTCAGAGCAGCAACAACGATTACCTGCTTATGGAAACCCACCGTTACTTAATCTGGAGCCCGATGATTTTTTTGCTGATTTGGTCGATCATTACCTGTTTGCGGTATTACATGAGATTTTTTACCTGTCGTTAATGGCCGAAAACCAGCGTCGTTTACAGCATTTGGAAGGGGCTGTAAAACATCTGGATGATGAAACGGTCAATCTGCGCCGAAAATCCCAAATCTATCGTCAGGAAGAAATAACCGAAGAAATTGAAGTTATTTTGTTAAACTCGGAAATTAATTAA
- the radA gene encoding DNA repair protein RadA: MAKKIKTAFVCDQCGADYPRWGGQCTSCGEWNTIKEIRLGSASTEHSSRTGYAGSRSEVKLLSDVNLSQAERISTGISEFDRVLGGGIVTGSVVLIGGAPGAGKSTLLLQAIANIADRSISVLYVSGEESLQQIAERAHRLKLPAAKMMMLMETSVQRICDVLDEIKPKILVIDSIQVMHTQDTDSAPGSVSQVRESASYLTQYAKKHQVSIFMVGHVTKDQSLAGPMTLSHIVDTQVMLGSTDDARFRVLRADKNRFGSVGELGFFAMDSTGLKEVKNPSAMFLNRAEKPSSGSVVTVLWEGTRPLLVEIQALVTECQYGNPRRLAVGFDQNRLAMLLAVLYRHGNVFTGQDEIYANVVGGIKVTETSSDLAIVVGVVSSLKDKVIPHDVFFFGEIGLSGEIRPVANGHARLNDAAKHGFKKAVIPKANAPKTPIKGLEIHAVSTLSEALDILAEM, from the coding sequence ATGGCAAAAAAAATCAAAACGGCGTTTGTTTGCGATCAATGTGGCGCAGATTATCCGCGTTGGGGTGGGCAATGTACCAGTTGCGGCGAATGGAATACGATTAAGGAAATCAGGCTGGGGTCAGCATCCACAGAGCATAGCAGTCGAACAGGTTATGCCGGGAGTCGCTCCGAGGTTAAGTTGTTATCAGATGTCAATTTGTCCCAAGCTGAACGTATTTCAACCGGTATTTCAGAATTTGACCGTGTTTTAGGCGGGGGTATTGTTACCGGTAGTGTGGTGTTGATTGGTGGTGCACCTGGGGCAGGAAAGAGCACTCTATTATTACAGGCGATTGCCAATATTGCCGATCGCTCGATTAGTGTTTTGTATGTGTCAGGTGAGGAATCCTTGCAGCAAATTGCTGAAAGAGCACACCGTTTAAAGCTGCCAGCCGCTAAAATGATGATGCTGATGGAAACGTCGGTGCAACGTATTTGTGACGTTTTGGATGAAATAAAGCCAAAAATTTTGGTGATTGACTCGATTCAGGTGATGCATACACAAGATACCGACTCTGCACCCGGCTCGGTTTCTCAAGTCAGGGAATCGGCAAGTTACCTGACGCAATATGCAAAAAAGCATCAGGTATCCATTTTTATGGTTGGGCATGTGACCAAGGATCAATCCCTTGCAGGGCCGATGACGTTAAGCCATATTGTCGACACGCAGGTGATGTTGGGTTCAACGGATGATGCGCGGTTTCGGGTGTTAAGGGCTGATAAAAACCGTTTTGGCAGTGTTGGCGAATTGGGTTTTTTTGCCATGGACAGCACCGGTCTTAAAGAAGTTAAAAATCCTTCGGCAATGTTTTTAAACCGGGCGGAAAAGCCGTCATCCGGCAGCGTGGTAACCGTATTATGGGAAGGTACGCGGCCTTTATTGGTGGAAATTCAGGCCTTGGTTACTGAATGTCAATATGGTAATCCAAGACGTCTGGCGGTTGGCTTTGATCAAAATCGTCTGGCCATGTTGCTGGCGGTACTTTATCGGCATGGTAATGTTTTTACCGGGCAGGATGAGATTTACGCCAATGTTGTCGGTGGTATTAAAGTCACTGAAACCAGTTCTGATTTGGCAATTGTGGTCGGGGTTGTTTCCAGTCTGAAAGATAAAGTGATACCGCATGATGTGTTCTTTTTTGGGGAAATTGGTTTGAGCGGTGAAATCAGACCCGTTGCCAATGGTCATGCGCGTCTTAATGATGCCGCAAAACACGGCTTTAAAAAAGC